One window of Chlamydia sp. 04-14 genomic DNA carries:
- a CDS encoding DUF5407 family protein, protein MSSGSGSSCSAFNFNDMLNGVCKYVQGVQQYLTELETSTQGTVDLGTMFNLQFRMQILSQYMEAVSNILTAVNTEMITMARAVKGS, encoded by the coding sequence ATGAGTAGTGGTAGCGGGAGCAGTTGCTCAGCATTTAATTTTAATGACATGCTTAATGGCGTATGTAAGTACGTCCAAGGTGTGCAACAATATCTAACAGAATTAGAAACCTCAACGCAAGGTACCGTTGACTTAGGTACGATGTTTAATTTGCAATTTCGTATGCAAATTTTATCACAGTACATGGAAGCAGTATCCAACATCTTGACAGCAGTGAACACAGAGATGATCACTATGGCAAGAGCTGTTAAAGGAAGTTAA
- a CDS encoding DUF5398 family protein, which produces MFNMENTAAKEDKSSHQLFDLEKDMQDLSKAQEIKANVQDKVQKLNASLREGSDKAFFEKQQALLAGYLALQKVLGRMNRKMV; this is translated from the coding sequence ATGTTTAATATGGAAAATACAGCTGCTAAAGAAGATAAATCTTCTCATCAGTTGTTTGATTTAGAGAAAGATATGCAGGATCTGAGTAAAGCTCAGGAGATCAAAGCTAATGTGCAGGATAAAGTGCAAAAATTGAACGCTTCTCTTCGAGAAGGTTCTGATAAAGCATTTTTTGAGAAGCAACAAGCATTGTTAGCAGGATATCTAGCCCTTCAGAAAGTTCTCGGGCGGATGAACCGCAAAATGGTTTAA